One genomic segment of Amycolatopsis sp. WQ 127309 includes these proteins:
- a CDS encoding proprotein convertase P-domain-containing protein, with protein sequence MRRLVSVAGVAALAALGLGFQPAQAAPPAPPAHPQAEVDGVAAAFGLSADQARTRLAAQDDAHRLAAALPTAVRQQSAGEWFDAAAGKLTVAVTTPAAADQVRATGAAVRVVARGQAELDRTDAAVRALVGQGVPGVYGWGVDVRNNEVGVSVDRTKKTAATESFLSSVREIGVRITETTTSPKQQSGTIQTGNPWWPGSESNCSVGFPVTDSSGAKHFLTAGHCTNDSNQAAYGASGQQNKVGTSNVGGTHSVNGQEGDMGLVAVTEAGWNLSASVNTWGQPAVTLSGAAEAMVGDSVCHSGNTSHWQCGEVKYTHKSADYGNGLIIGDLTWTTACSLGGDSGGGWLLGSKAAGLHDGGPSQCVQNPSDGDMSLFQPVIEALNKWQLSLVAGGGTGDTTAPSAPGNPRSTGTTASSVSLAWDASTDNTGVTGYDVYNGSTLATSVAGTSATVSGLNPDTAYSFTVKAKDAAGNASAASAAVSARTQAGGGGSRTLTNDTDYAIRDYQQVLSPISSTLTGSAAASIGVSLTIRHTCAEDLGITLLDPKGKAYALKYSGGSTCTPWSGARTFTIPATASSPAAGKWQLRVTDYGPGDTGTLDTWSITL encoded by the coding sequence ATGCGCAGACTGGTTTCCGTCGCGGGTGTCGCCGCGCTCGCCGCATTGGGACTGGGCTTCCAGCCCGCTCAAGCCGCGCCACCGGCACCGCCGGCCCATCCGCAGGCCGAGGTCGACGGCGTCGCGGCCGCGTTCGGGCTGTCCGCGGACCAGGCCCGGACCCGCCTCGCCGCCCAGGACGACGCCCACCGCTTGGCCGCGGCGCTGCCGACCGCGGTCCGGCAGCAGTCGGCGGGAGAGTGGTTCGACGCGGCCGCCGGGAAGCTGACCGTCGCCGTCACCACGCCGGCCGCCGCGGACCAGGTCCGCGCCACCGGGGCCGCGGTGCGGGTCGTGGCCCGCGGCCAGGCCGAGCTGGACCGCACCGACGCGGCCGTCCGCGCGCTGGTCGGCCAGGGCGTACCCGGCGTCTACGGCTGGGGCGTCGACGTCCGGAACAACGAGGTCGGCGTCTCCGTCGACCGCACGAAGAAGACGGCCGCGACGGAGAGTTTCCTTTCCAGCGTCAGGGAAATCGGCGTCCGGATCACCGAGACGACGACGTCGCCGAAGCAGCAGTCGGGCACGATCCAGACCGGCAACCCGTGGTGGCCGGGCAGCGAATCGAACTGCTCGGTCGGCTTCCCGGTCACGGATTCCAGTGGTGCCAAGCACTTCCTGACCGCCGGGCACTGCACGAACGACAGCAACCAGGCCGCCTACGGCGCGTCCGGCCAGCAGAACAAGGTCGGCACGTCGAACGTCGGCGGCACGCACAGCGTCAACGGCCAGGAAGGCGACATGGGCCTCGTCGCGGTGACGGAGGCGGGATGGAACCTCTCGGCGTCGGTCAACACCTGGGGCCAGCCGGCGGTGACGCTCTCCGGCGCGGCCGAGGCCATGGTCGGCGACAGCGTCTGCCACTCCGGCAACACTTCGCACTGGCAGTGCGGCGAAGTGAAGTACACGCACAAGTCCGCCGACTACGGCAACGGCCTCATCATCGGCGACCTGACCTGGACGACGGCGTGTTCGCTCGGCGGCGACTCCGGCGGCGGCTGGCTGCTCGGCAGCAAGGCTGCCGGCCTGCACGACGGCGGCCCGTCGCAGTGCGTGCAGAACCCGAGCGACGGCGACATGTCGCTGTTCCAGCCAGTGATCGAGGCGCTGAACAAGTGGCAGCTCTCGCTGGTCGCCGGCGGCGGCACCGGCGACACGACGGCGCCGAGCGCGCCGGGCAACCCGCGGTCCACCGGCACGACGGCGAGCAGCGTTTCGCTCGCCTGGGACGCGTCGACGGACAACACCGGCGTCACCGGCTACGACGTCTACAACGGCTCCACGCTCGCCACGAGCGTCGCGGGCACCAGCGCCACGGTCTCCGGGCTCAACCCGGACACGGCGTACTCGTTCACGGTCAAGGCGAAGGACGCCGCCGGGAACGCGTCCGCGGCGAGCGCGGCCGTCAGCGCGCGGACGCAAGCGGGTGGCGGCGGCTCCCGCACGCTGACCAACGACACGGACTACGCGATCCGTGACTACCAGCAGGTGCTCAGCCCGATCAGCTCGACGCTGACCGGCAGCGCGGCCGCCTCGATCGGCGTCTCGCTGACCATCCGACACACGTGCGCCGAAGACCTCGGCATCACGCTGCTGGACCCGAAGGGCAAGGCGTACGCGCTCAAGTACAGCGGCGGCAGCACCTGCACGCCGTGGAGCGGCGCCCGGACGTTCACCATCCCGGCGACGGCGTCGTCCCCGGCCGCCGGCAAGTGGCAGCTGCGCGTGACCGACTACGGCCCCGGCGACACCGGCACCCTCGACACCTGGTCGATCACCCTCTGA
- a CDS encoding mycothione reductase, producing MPHYDLVIVGTGSGNSILGPGFAGKKTAIVEKGTFGGTCLNVGCIPTKMFVYAADVAHTPAESAKYGVDEELKGVRWRDIRDRVFGRIDPIAAGGAEYRRSHEDNKNVDVYEGTGRFTGTKELRVTFPDGRPDEVLTADRFVLAAGGRPVIPDIPGIEDTGYYTSDTVMRLDELPERIVILGGGYIAAEFAHVFASFGVRVTLVNRSARLLRSEDEDVSARFTELASERFDVRLERKTVRARKTADGVALDLEGPQGAETVEADLLLVATGRKPNSDLLDVAATGVTTVDSGHVVVDDYQETAVEGIYALGDLSSPHELKHVANHEARVVQHNLLHPDERIEADHRFVPHAVFTHPQIASVGLTEQKAREQGVSYVVSKQDYAGIAYGWAMEDTTGFAKLLADPATGQLLGAHIIGPQASSVIQPLIQAMSFGLDAHAMARGQYWIHPAMPELIENALLNLPLD from the coding sequence GTGCCCCACTACGACCTGGTGATCGTCGGGACGGGATCGGGGAACTCGATCCTCGGCCCCGGTTTCGCCGGCAAGAAGACGGCCATCGTGGAGAAGGGCACCTTCGGCGGGACCTGCCTGAACGTCGGCTGCATCCCGACGAAGATGTTCGTCTACGCCGCCGACGTCGCCCACACGCCCGCCGAGAGTGCGAAGTACGGCGTCGACGAAGAGCTCAAGGGCGTGCGCTGGCGCGACATCCGCGACCGCGTCTTCGGCCGCATCGACCCGATCGCCGCGGGCGGCGCGGAGTACCGCCGCAGCCACGAGGACAACAAGAACGTCGACGTCTACGAGGGCACCGGGCGCTTCACCGGCACCAAGGAACTGCGCGTCACGTTCCCCGACGGGCGCCCGGACGAGGTGCTGACCGCCGACCGGTTCGTGCTCGCCGCGGGTGGCCGTCCGGTGATCCCGGACATCCCCGGCATCGAGGACACCGGCTACTACACCTCCGACACGGTGATGCGGCTCGACGAGCTGCCCGAGCGCATCGTCATCCTCGGCGGCGGGTACATCGCGGCCGAGTTCGCGCACGTCTTCGCGTCGTTCGGCGTGCGGGTCACGCTGGTCAACCGGTCCGCGCGGCTGCTGCGCTCGGAGGACGAGGACGTCAGCGCCCGCTTCACCGAGCTGGCGTCGGAACGCTTCGACGTCCGGCTGGAGCGCAAGACCGTGCGGGCGCGCAAGACGGCCGACGGCGTCGCGCTGGACCTCGAAGGGCCGCAGGGCGCCGAGACCGTCGAGGCGGACCTGCTGCTCGTCGCGACCGGCCGCAAGCCGAACTCCGACCTGCTCGACGTCGCCGCCACCGGCGTGACCACAGTGGACAGTGGGCACGTCGTGGTCGACGACTACCAGGAGACCGCCGTCGAGGGCATCTACGCGCTCGGCGACCTCTCCTCGCCGCACGAGCTGAAGCACGTCGCGAACCACGAAGCCCGCGTGGTGCAGCACAACCTGCTGCACCCGGACGAGCGGATCGAGGCCGACCACCGGTTCGTGCCGCACGCCGTGTTCACCCACCCGCAGATCGCGTCGGTCGGGCTCACCGAGCAGAAGGCGCGCGAGCAGGGCGTGTCCTACGTGGTCTCGAAGCAGGACTACGCCGGGATCGCCTACGGCTGGGCCATGGAGGACACCACCGGCTTCGCGAAGCTGCTCGCCGACCCCGCCACCGGGCAGCTGCTCGGCGCGCACATCATCGGGCCGCAGGCGTCGAGCGTCATCCAGCCGCTGATCCAGGCGATGAGCTTCGGCCTGGACGCGCACGCGATGGCGCGCGGGCAGTACTGGATCCACCCGGCCATGCCGGAGCTGATCGAGAACGCCCTGCTCAACCTGCCCCTGGACTGA
- a CDS encoding M15 family metallopeptidase: MRRTATAALGAVMAVTLAACTSEVPSAPQPVAAAPVTTAVSKPPSPVKPAPPKTSSAPVVTWQVGAHPLPLRSDGFGEIEPTPPELVNRALPTKDVLPPPAGNAYASTISVVPAAVLARSTWQAACPVKATDLRYLTMAFWGFDGRAHTGEMLVNASGAAGITKAFGKLFAAHFPLEEMRVTSPAELTLAPTGDGNSTSAFVCRPARGQTTWSAHAYGLAVDVNPFCNPYTQGDLVLPELASAYVDRSRKRPGMVLAGDATVRAFSAIGWSWGGAWTSPKDRMHFTANGH, encoded by the coding sequence ATGCGACGGACAGCGACGGCGGCGCTCGGGGCGGTCATGGCCGTCACGCTGGCCGCCTGCACGTCGGAGGTCCCCTCGGCGCCCCAGCCGGTCGCCGCGGCGCCGGTCACGACGGCCGTGTCCAAACCCCCCTCCCCGGTGAAACCGGCGCCGCCGAAGACGTCGAGCGCGCCCGTTGTCACCTGGCAGGTGGGTGCCCACCCGCTCCCCCTGCGTTCCGACGGCTTCGGCGAGATCGAACCGACGCCACCCGAACTGGTGAATCGGGCACTTCCGACAAAAGACGTTCTTCCCCCACCGGCCGGGAACGCCTACGCCTCGACGATCAGCGTCGTGCCCGCCGCCGTCCTCGCGCGCAGCACCTGGCAGGCCGCCTGCCCGGTCAAGGCCACCGACCTGCGCTACCTCACGATGGCGTTCTGGGGGTTCGACGGCCGCGCGCACACCGGCGAGATGCTGGTGAACGCGTCCGGCGCCGCCGGGATCACGAAGGCGTTCGGGAAGCTCTTCGCCGCGCACTTCCCCCTGGAGGAAATGCGCGTGACCAGCCCGGCCGAGCTGACCCTGGCGCCCACCGGCGACGGCAACTCGACCAGCGCGTTCGTCTGCCGCCCGGCACGCGGCCAGACGACCTGGTCGGCGCACGCCTACGGGCTGGCGGTGGACGTCAACCCGTTCTGCAACCCCTACACCCAGGGCGACCTGGTGCTGCCCGAGCTGGCCTCGGCCTACGTCGACCGCTCGCGGAAACGCCCCGGCATGGTCCTGGCCGGCGACGCCACCGTCCGCGCGTTCTCGGCGATCGGCTGGAGCTGGGGCGGGGCGTGGACCAGCCCGAAGGACCGGATGCACTTCACCGCCAACGGTCACTGA
- a CDS encoding trypsin-like serine protease, protein MSVKSRRSLLLVSGALLAVAAVAVPVVVNTASADPASANQPRIVGGNKASLDDHPYAVYLADPGGNQYCGAVIVSSTAVATAAHCAKAVAKQDVRVVAGREDKRTGDGQVLSVSKIWISKGYNDPTQGNDIAVLTVRGQLGYRPAKLPDSGDSASYREGTQATVLGWGRVADGGDRSDYLRSAQVPVIGDKDCNSDYDVYDPKTMVCAGYADGGVDACQGDSGGPLVVGDTLIGLVSFGDGCGKAGKPGVYTRVSAYVNDIQQQANPRLLG, encoded by the coding sequence ATGTCCGTGAAGTCCCGCCGATCCCTGCTGCTCGTGAGCGGCGCGCTCCTCGCGGTCGCGGCGGTCGCCGTCCCGGTCGTGGTGAACACGGCTTCGGCGGACCCGGCGTCCGCCAACCAGCCCCGGATCGTCGGTGGCAACAAAGCTTCGCTCGACGACCACCCGTACGCGGTGTACCTCGCCGACCCGGGCGGGAACCAGTACTGCGGCGCGGTGATCGTCAGCTCCACGGCGGTTGCGACGGCGGCGCACTGCGCGAAAGCCGTGGCGAAGCAGGACGTCCGCGTGGTGGCCGGGCGCGAGGACAAGCGCACCGGTGACGGCCAGGTGCTGAGCGTGTCGAAGATCTGGATCAGCAAGGGGTACAACGACCCGACGCAGGGCAACGACATCGCGGTGCTGACCGTGCGCGGCCAGCTCGGCTACCGGCCGGCGAAGCTGCCGGACAGCGGCGACTCGGCGTCGTACCGCGAGGGCACGCAGGCGACGGTGCTCGGCTGGGGCCGCGTCGCCGACGGCGGCGATCGGTCCGATTACCTGCGCAGCGCCCAGGTCCCGGTGATCGGCGACAAGGACTGCAACTCCGACTACGACGTCTACGACCCGAAGACCATGGTGTGCGCGGGTTACGCCGACGGCGGCGTCGACGCGTGCCAGGGCGACTCCGGCGGCCCGCTGGTCGTCGGCGACACCCTGATCGGTTTGGTGTCCTTCGGCGACGGCTGCGGCAAGGCCGGCAAGCCGGGCGTCTACACGCGGGTTTCGGCGTACGTCAACGACATCCAGCAACAGGCCAACCCGCGCCTGCTCGGCTGA
- a CDS encoding GNAT family N-acetyltransferase has product MPTLHDATGPELTAAQLHDILRLRVDVFVVEQKAAYPELDGRDLLPDTRHLWFSDDSGVMSYLRVLLDPGGIRRIGRVVTAAQARGQGLAARLMDAALTIPAEYVLDAQTYVQGFYARYGFVAEGPEYTDDDGIPHIRMRRPA; this is encoded by the coding sequence ATGCCGACCCTGCACGACGCGACCGGCCCGGAGCTGACCGCCGCCCAGCTGCACGACATCCTGCGCCTGCGGGTGGACGTCTTCGTGGTGGAGCAGAAGGCCGCGTACCCGGAACTGGACGGCCGCGACCTGCTGCCGGACACCCGCCACCTCTGGTTCTCGGACGACAGCGGGGTTATGTCCTACCTGCGAGTCCTGCTGGACCCAGGCGGCATCCGCCGCATCGGCCGGGTGGTCACGGCCGCCCAGGCCCGGGGGCAGGGCCTGGCAGCCCGCCTGATGGACGCGGCCCTCACGATCCCCGCCGAGTACGTCCTGGACGCCCAGACGTACGTCCAGGGTTTCTACGCGCGCTACGGCTTCGTCGCAGAAGGCCCCGAGTACACGGACGACGACGGAATCCCCCACATCCGCATGCGCCGCCCCGCCTAA